Genomic segment of Ictalurus furcatus strain D&B chromosome 9, Billie_1.0, whole genome shotgun sequence:
ccaaaatatcacaaaatgtCAAGCTGGACGAATTTATTTCGTAAAATTGTTCGCAGAAGCGTTTACGCAAGACACGCGTTAGTCGGAAAAACGTTCGTATCGAAATTTACGTAAGGGAGACTCGCTAAGGTGAACCTCGAATGAACGGCAATCCTAAACAAACCCATCGTTTAAGACTCGCCATTCAATTAGAAAAGTTACACAAGTAATGGCGCCCTATAAAAGAAGGaagagttggtgtgtgtgtgtgtgtgtatattgtagcTGATGCGCCGTAGTGGCCGAGCTGCATTACTAGAACATTTAGCGTCATTGAACTGCAGTTTTCAGCTCTGTTGCCTTTTACAGTACATAGTTTTGTGGGCGGGGTTAAATCTAAATCAGCCAGCTGATGGATTTATCAACATACATGCATGTGAgactgtaaaaataataataataataataataataataataataataataataataataataataaaatcagcgAATGAAACCGTCAGTTTAGAGTACAAAAGCATTTACTTTACTAAACACTGATTGTTAAATGAGGGCAATTGTTACCATAACAACCACAAAACTTTAGCTCATTAGCTAAGTCAGCTAGCTGCAGGTCCCGTTGTTAAAAGTTGCGAGGTACCATCTTAACGTCTAATAGTTAGAGCTTTAcggaaaaactttttttttttttttttttaaaaagaaaataaaaatgtgaatttaTACACCATCTccgaaatgtatttaaaatccttttctaatttctttcattctgaGGTCAGCTCTTCGTTTATGTACGTTTTAAACAGACTAACCCTCCCAGCGCATGAGAGGGGCTTGTGCTCCGGTGAGGTGTCCGCCGAGTGAATTTACAGTGCGGTACACAGCCACAGAGAGCATTCGATCCTCATTAGACCCGACTTCACAGGCCATGCTAATTAGTGCGGTGCCATCTGTACAGCCAGGCTGCTGTGCACGAGCGGCGTCTCGCACGGCCATGTGCAAACACCGCCTCGGGCACGGAGTAAAGCCCGAGCCACGGGTCCGCGCATCGTTTCCAGGGTTACTCCCGGGAGACCAGTGAAGGCATCTCAGATCATCCGCTTAGTTAAGTTCCTATACAAGCTGATGAGAATCTGGGCTTTAAAaggcttttacacacacacacacacacacacacacacacacacacacacatacacacagatgtatTTGAGGACATCTCGACGATACCGGATATGTAtcacgataaaaaaaaaaaaatatttacacttcCTTAAAATCGACTTTTTTAATGCGAAAAAAGTACCAAATTTGACTAGGAAAGCAGTGTCCAATCAGAACTCTTTTTAAGAAatagtttgttttctttctaatCTAGATTAGTCTAATCTGAAAGATGGGAATTTGACGGATTTGTACTCACAACCTTCAGGACGTGAGGGACGACAGAAACGTCGCACGTACAACtgcatttaaattaatattcaAGTGATTTTTTGAAAATTATCATTAAATGTAGTGTTGGATGATTTTGGACTAAAACGCGGGGTGAGTATTGGATCAGATTAGACACCTTTTCTGGTGTCAAACTACATCCCTTGTTGATGAAAACGCAGCAAAACATAACGTTACCTAGCAAGCGACGTGTCGCTCGTGTTGCTTTGTGACCGTTACTGTTGGAGactgtgggcgtggcctgtccagagTAGCTACGGTGGTAGCTATTAACACGAAGTATATAACTCACTAATCTGTGTGATCATTCCCCGCCCCCATTTACATGCTAAGTATTATTGCCAAGTTAACAAAGCAAACTAACCGCACTAGCTATGTACGCTCACGCACTCGCAAGCTCCACCGATCTCTACTACTtctttccaagctttatttttcttcataacgTCTCTATAGACATTTAACAAGAGGTCACATGACAGGATGAGATGAAATCTACTTCTGAAACTAAACTTGTGAGCGGGAAACACTGAAGAAACGTCGCGCCACACGATCGGTCCGAAGAACCTTCTGAGTCACGGAATCGGCGCGCGGACAGTTAACGAAAACGCGCAGCGGTTTGCGCTTCACTTACCGTTCAGTCCGTTTGGTATGCTCCTGTGGAGGTGGTTAGTGGATAGATCGTCCATAGATCTTCTAATGGCTGCCATCTTGCCCTCGACAGGTTTGTGCCCGTGACCGTGATGATGGTGGTCCGGGCTTCCAGCGCTTCCCGTACTGGACGTACTGCTTCCGTCCCCCACGTCCCTCACGTTATTCGTGCCTCCGTTCAGGTTGGTCAAGCTGGACTGGCTGTCTATAGAGCTCCTCGACCCGGCGccgttcctctcctcctccagcATGACGATGATCTCCTTTAACTCCATGTTCTCGCGCACGACGGCCTCCTGATTGACCTCCAGCTCCTTCAGTTTCTGCTCATAGAACCCGACCTCCTTCCAGACGACGCCGGCCGTGTACCTGCCGAAGCGCTGCCACTCCCGCGACAGCTTCTTGCCCTTTTGCCGGTCGTCGTCCAGAAAGCAGCACAGCTCACGGAGCTCCTGGTTGTCGTCCTGCAGCTTCTGGTTCACTTCTTTCAAATTCCGGATCTCGTGAAGGTGAACCTGTAGTCTCCGGTTCACGTCGCGCATCATGTTCCCGTGCTCCACCATTAGGCTGATCTTCTCGCTCTCGACTCTGCGGAGCTTCCGAACCAGCTCGTCTTTGCCGAGTCTGAGGAGTTCCTCATCTGAGATTTTGCTTAAATCCTCCCTCGGGACGTCGGTCACATTTTTCGCCATATTCCTTTTCCGTGGATGGACGGCTGCGAGATGAAGCTGAAGGATCTCTAATGACGCCTACGTAAAAGTAGATCTAAAATCACACCCATGATTTATGAAAGAAACCAAGAATCCAAGAAGTGGGAAACCtgttaagcaaaaaaaaacaaaaaacaaacaaacaaaaaaaaaaacactgattttatatatatgtatatataactgcttttttttgtctctgaaATCCTTCGTCTCCCCAGAGAAGGTCCGATCTTCAGTCCAGTGAGGTGAGATTAGACTTTCTGGTCATGCATAACCTGCAAGATGCATAGTAAGAGAAGAGGACAGAATGAGAAAATAATCTCAATCACTGCAGTGGATGCTACaaaaaggttgccagattgctTAGATTAGTACCCACTCATATCCTTTTTTACAACCTGAAATTCAAACTCATctcttgtttaaaaatgaatataaactcTTAAAAGCGCACTAATCATTTAATCCTctcatatttaatataataaacacaaacacacgtgcTCTAAACatcccaatctggcaacacgTCAAAACCGAACTATTCAGTTATCCCACGTTCTTCACACTCCTAATCTCATACAGATGATACATACACACCGAAACTAACGCTACTTATAACTTTATACCTCCAAGTCCATGTTCTCGTGTTGTTTTAAGAACATAgcgatagagagaaagagaataaaaggAAACATCAATTCGACTGAAAAGCACTTTACCCTTCAGCTCCTTCAGCCTCAGAGAGCGAGATTTCTTACCGTGTTTTGAAACACAGCCCTATTCCGCATGACCCTTCTTCGTCCAAATGTTGGATTTAAGCTTTAAAAAAGAGAGGACCGTGTACAGAGAGCGGGTTATATAAACCTCCGAGCGAGCAGGTAGgttgtgagagtgagagagagagagactgcctTTAACCATTTATCTAGCCTACTAAAGCAGATTGAGAACTCTTAAAGAGACAGGAGCCTAAAAATTCCCTGAGAACCGGCAACCCTTTAGCTCCGCCCACCTCGTCTGATAGGCTGAAATAAAATAGCGTACactaatgacatttttttgtgattgtcgcAGCCAAGAATGTTtgatttttgttgctgtttttttttctctctctctacaaaatttgcgatgcaacttgcagaggtttttttttgggggggggggggttccgtggtttttttttccccggaaAATTACTTGCATTGCAGAAATCgcaattgttttgcacagagatgtttgttggtagatgagaccttttagttgtattcatgtgaatcgaagagagaCCGCTCTTTGACCGGACGTCTCGGAGCAAACCTGCGGTCGTTGTGAAAAATCGCGAGTTTTACTGCGATACTGCGGagttttttgggttttattttggatttcGTAAAATCGCGAAATCCTGTTGGGATTGGTATTCgatgtgcttttttaaaaaaaaaatgttaaaaagacattttggaaggtgaacaacaaataaatacgaATAAATGGGCTCTTTGTAAACCAAAttctttttgacattttataaaCGACGTTGAATTAAACCTAAACCTTTACGAAACAAACTAAAAAccaaaatgtcatgtttttaaaagaacTGAATTTTGTGTGAGAAATTTAGTAATGCGACTATGTTCAATATCTCTTGTTCTTGTGGCACTGAATACGTtgtgttctttgttttgttttttttcttttaagctACGCACTTTTTAACCAGCGCTTAAATAATTCTCGATTGAAATtggtgttgaaaaaaaaaggtgtttattatatattggATAaacacctttatttttttttgtacgttgtacattttaacagttaatagttacatttaatgctagcgtctgttctcacttacgttatagcggcGATAAACTTAaacgttttttattttcatttgttattcgtcttagattatgtggagcgtccaccgtatacaagtccctgcggttgagctgttactatagaaacaaaaacgtattagaatgagcgcattaaaataaacctacCCTGCATGTTATATCCGGAACGACTTTCCAAGCTGTGCCGTTATACAACAATAACATTCCGTCCAATCGGATTTCAGTATTCGACCTCACTGtggtatttacattttttattgctATCTTTGACAGAATTTCCACCTTCCATTCGAAACACAAGCGCTCTCTCACGATACATGATCCTTACTCTAGTAACTTACAGTACGCAGGCCgaacataatctaagactaataacaaacatttcatattttaaaaatatgccgcctttttttcttttgcggtttctcggtaataTGCCGGGCTGCATTATTTTTGTctaaatgactgtttatagctggcATACGTgcaaacaggaactaactcgtttcacatgcattccacaacattaaatgtaactataaacggataaaaagtacacctgttgtaatatgttatcgttcacccattgtgttttattccttacataacaacttttttgttcatttgttgaGATATTTGTACACCTTTTTTCACCTTtagtgtaaatatttaatgtagTAATTCAATTCAAGTAATGTAAATACGTAATTCAAGTAGGTAAATAGTTTTCAATGCATTGTTACTCTTATGGAAATGAAGTAGGCGTCAGCAGAGTGTAATGATGGGGATCAATCGCCCTCTAGTGGACAAAGTTTATACAAGAATTTTGTGTGCTGTAACAgagtgatttaaataaaaaaattaatttaaaaaaaaaacttgagaaTTTGAGAACTTTCAAACTTGCTCTAAATGtttaggatgtttttttttttttttttttaattggataGCAAAAAACACCAATACTGGTGGCAGGTAATTCTGTTTTGTTGCTAATTCATCTCCTAGAAGCTAAATTCAATGCAAACTCCTGCACTTAACTGTAAGTAACTGATGAAACAAGTCTGTCAATAAACAAATATCTTTCTAAACCCATGATAAGTGCACCTGAGTAAACGCACCGAGAAAGCAGTACGTGAATTAAACTTCAACCTTCCTGCCAcgtgtttttccccccccacaTGGGGTCACTTTGCTGGACTTTACTGagattttatttatgatttcaCAGGTGTCGTTTTGTATCAAGTTTAGTGTTCGGGGCTTTTAGGTTATGTTTGGACATCTGCAAGGATGTAGAAAACTAAATATATCGGATTAGTGAAATTTATAGGCGATGCgtggaatataatataatatgatataatccAATAATAGCTTTAATCCAATATAAAGTAAccaataataaagtaataaacgAGGTTTGTTTACATGACTACTTGAATAATCTGATAATACTTatgatgtcacacacacacacacacacacagtgacacaaaaCTCCAAAGTATTTATTTTGACTCCAGTCTCAGCTCTTTTCCTGCACTGTTTATTCTAGCAGACTGGATTGCAGCTAATCGTTAAACCCTTCACGTTCCGAATCTGCTGCGTTTAACGCTGAAGTGGTGATTTAAAGGTAATTATTAAGCCTTTCACAAGCCCAGTCTCGCGTTGATGGATCGGGGATTAACACGTATGATGCTACTGTTCACAGTGTAAAAGTTCATTCGAGGCTCTGTGAGTTAATCTGTAATTTGGGTTTTAGATAACAACACACTGGATTTGCAGTATTAGGAAAAAAGTCACTGGGGTACATGACATTTCACTTACTTGTGAATGAGTGGATTTCCAATTCGATTTTTGTAACTAAagaggctttatttatttattttacaatagaTATTGTCACAAAAATGCTTTACGGGTGAACTCTTCTGAACGACGTCGATTAGAATTCATTACGGAATTCGACTTATCTGGCATTTCCGAtcggtataaacaaatgaattattttataagaCTGTTATAAGAtcagtcaggacactgttgggtttctgtgtgtagagtatcgtgactcttgtgtttagctgctggtttAGCTGCACTCCTCTGTTCTACTTCATgctattctactctattctacccTACTCTATTCTTCTCTCTGTTCTACTCTAGTCTGTGTGCTCAATTCTACTCAGCTCTATTCTACTCTCGTCTGTGTACCCAATTCTACTCAGCTCTATTCTACTCTCGTCTGTGTACCCAATTCTACTCAGCTCTATTCTACTCTCGTCTGTGTACTCAATTCTACTcagctctattctactctaGTCTGTGTACCCAATTCTACTCAGCTCTATTCTACTCTCGTCTGTGTACCCAATTCTACTCAGCTCTATTCTACTCTCGTCTGTGTACCCAATTCTACTCAGCTCTATTCTACTCTCGTCTGTGTACCCAATTCTACTCAGCTCTATTCTACGCTAGTCTGTGTACTCAATTCTACTCAGCTCTATTCTACTCTCGTCTGTGTACCCAATTCTACTCAGCTCTATTCTACTCTCGTCTGTGTACCCAATTCTACTCAGCTCTATTCTACTCTCGTCTGTGTACCCAATTCTACTcagctctattctactctaGTCTGTGTACTCAATTCTACTCAGCTCTGTTCTACTCTAGTCTGTGTGCTCAATTCTACTCAGCTCTATTCTACGCTAGTCTGTGTGCTCAATTCTACTCAGCTCTATTCTACGCTAGTCTGTGTGCTCAATTCTACTCAGCTCTATTCTACGCTAGTCTGTGTGCTCAATTCTACTCAGCTCTATTCTACGCTAGTCTGTGTACTCAATTCTACTCAGCTCTATTCTACGCTAGTCTGTGTACTCAATTCTACTCAGTTCTATTCTACTCTAGTCTGTGTGCTCAATTCTAGTCAGCTCTATTCTACGCTAGTCTGTGTACTCAATTCTACTTAGTTCTATTCTTCTCTACTCTGTTCTACTCTAGTCTGTGTACCCAATTCTACTcagctctattctactctaGTCTGTGTACTCAATTCTACTCAGCTCTGTTCTACTCTAGTCTGTGTGCTCAATTCTACTCAGCTCTATTCTACGCTAGTCTGTGTGCTCAATTCTACTCAGCTCTATTCTACGCTAGTCTGTGTGCTCAATTCTACTCAGCTCTATTCTACGCTAGTCTGTGTGCTCAATTCTACTCAGTTCTATTCTACTCTCGTCTGTGTGCTCAATTCTAGTCAGCTCTATTCTACGCTAGTCTGTGTACTCAATTCTACTTAGTTCTATTCTTCTCTACTCTGTTCTACTCTAGTCTGTGTACCCAATTCTACTcagctctattctactctaGTCTGTGTGCTCAATTCTACTCAGCTCTATTCTACGCTAGTCTGTGTGCTCAATTCTACTCAGCTCTATTCTACGCTAGTCTGTGTGCTCAATTCTACTCAGCTCTATTCTACGCTAGTCTGTGTGCTCAATTCTACTCAGCTCTATTCTACGCTAGTCTGTGTGCTCAATTCTACTCAGCTCTATTCTACGCTAGTCTGTGTACTCAATTCTACTcagctctattctactctaGTCTGTGTACTCAATTCTACTCAGTTCTATTCTATGCTAGTCTGTGTGCTCAATTCTACTCAGTTCTATTCTACTCTAGTCTGTGTGCTCAATTCTACTCAGTTCTATTCTACTCTCGTCTGTGTACTCAATTCTACTCAGCTCTATTCTACGCTAGTCTGTGTGCTCAATTCTACTCAGCTCTATTCTACGCTAGTCTGTGTACTCAATTCTACTCAGCTCTATTCTACGCTAGTCTGTGTACTCAATTCTACTCAGCTCTATTCTACGCTAGTCTGTGTACTCAATTCTACTCAGCTCTATTCTACGCTAGTCTGTGTGCTCAATTCTACTCAGCTCTATTCTACGCTAGTCTGTGCGCTCAATTCTACTCAGCTCTATTCTACGCTAGTCTGTGTACTCAATTCTACTCAGCTCTATTCTACTCTCGTCTGTGTACTCAATTCTACTcagctctattctactctaGTCTGTGTACTCAATTCTACTCAGCTCTGTTCTACTCTAGTCTGTGTGCTCAATTCTACTCAGCTCTATTCTACGCTAGTCTGTGTACTCAATTCTACTCAGCTCTATTCTACGCTAGTCTGTGTACTCAATTCTACTCAGCTCTATTCTACGCTAGTCTGTGTACTCAATTCTACTCAGCTCTATTCTACGCTAGTCTGTGTACTCAATTCTACTCAGCTCTATTCTACGCTAGTCTGTGTACTCAATTCTACTCAGCTCTATTCTACGCTAGTCTGTGTACTCAATTCTACTCAGCTCTATTCTACGCTAGTCTGTGTACTCAATTCTACTTAGTTCTATTCTTCTCTACTCTGTTCTACTCTAGTCTGTGTACTCAATTCTACTcagctctattctactctaGTCTGTGTATTCAATTCTACTCAGTTCTATTCTACTCTAGTCTGTGTGCTCAATTCTACTCAGTTCTATTCTACTCTAGTCTGTGTGCTCAATTCTACTCAGTTCTATTCTACTCTAGTCTGTGTGCTCAATTCTACTCAGTTCTATTCTACTCTAGTCTGTGTGCTCAATTCTACTcagctctattctactctaGTCTGTGTACTCAATTCTACTCAGTTCTATTCTACTCTAGTCTGTGTGCTCAATTCTAGTCAGCTCTATTCTTCTCTCCTCGGTTCTACTCTAGTCTGTGTACTCAAATCTACTcagctctattctactctaGTCTGTGTACTCAATTCTACTTAGTTATATTCTTCTCTACTCTGTTCTACTTTAGTCTGTGCACTCAATTCTACTcagctctattctactctaGTCTGTGTGCTCAATTCTACTCAGCTCTATTCTCCTCCCTCGGTTCTACTCTAGTCTGTGTACTCAATTCTACTCAGCTCTATTCTTCTCTCCTCGGTTCTACTCTAGTCTATGTACTCAATTCTACTCAGCTCTATTCTTCTCTCCTCGGTTCTACTCTAGTCTGTGTACTCAATTCTACTCAGCTCTATTCTTCTCTCCTCTATTCTACTTCATGCTATTCTACTCTATCCTACCCTACTCTATTCTTCTCTCCTCGGTTCTACTCTAGTCTGTGTACTCAATTCTACTCGGCTCTAATCTACTATAAGATATATAAAGTTTTCTACCTATCGATTGTCTATTCTGATACATCCCTATTCTGTTCTAGTGTACTCTGTTATACTCTACACTACTCGACTCGGTTCTAGTCTACTCGGTACTATTCTActctattttgtttttactttaagGTCCGTGGTGCCGTGACCAAAGACGACTTCTTTCCGCAAGATATGAACACTGTATTATTTTCCACTGGGACACAGATCTATTTCTATTCGATTCTATACTCTAGGTGTCTCGAGGAAATTCTTCCTATCTTCATGCAACACGTGCAACACGTTTTCACACGCAGATGATCCTGGCGAGGCGGTGAATAAGCTATGCAAATGAACAGATCGCGTCATTTTTGGCGACCTTTGCGGAGACTGGATTTGGCGACGTTTCCTGGAAAAGACTTGGCAACGCGGTAGGACCTGGAGGTCTGAGAAACCCGTGGAGAAGAAAGcgaatgttgatttttttttttttcccagcacgAAATGGTGgaagtgtaaaaaataaaaaataaaataataaataaataaataaaaccccacCACGTCAGATCATTTACAGTACAAACTCTCCATGCGCGTTCAAAGTGCAGTGAGGACAGAAAGCGCAGTGAGCCGCTTACataactcctgtgtgtgtgtgtgtgtgcgaagttAAGGATCTGGTCAAAGGAAACACAATGCTCCGTCTGATTTTGCTGTATTTGTCGGGGTTGTTATGTTTCGCACCTGTGCGCTCGCACCCGCAGTGTTTGGACTTCAAGCCGCCGTTTCAGCCGCTGCAGGAGCTGCAGTTCTGCGTCATGTACAAACACTTCGGCTGCTGCGACTTCGCCAGAGACCAGGAGCTCATGAAGAAGTTTTACCGCATCCTGGACAACTTCGACTACTACGGCTATGAGAATTGTGCCGGGTACGTGCAAGACCTTCTGTGTCAGGTCAGTACAgtagacaacacacacacacacacacacacacacacaatccaaaTATTCAAATCTCATTAAAAATAGGCAAAACCATCATACATATTTaagactattattattattattattattattattattaagaaccATTTACTCTCACGTTCTTTAGAGAACCgtctatttactggtgctttaaagaacccagaaatggttcttcataGCAGTTCCACAAGGAACCGTtttatcaacaacaaaaaaaaaacaccttagttagtgctttaaggaaccaaagtaaggttcttaggAGAGAGTGGTGAAAgaagaaccttttccagtcccacaaagaaccttatagggttcactttaacctgtcAACGGGTGATACGTTGAAGAACCAATACCCTgttccgaaaaaaaaaacaaaaactataatGAACCATAAAGAATTTCTTTAATCGCCAAAGAACCAtacagctcaactcaagaaccctatacaatgaaaaatggtccttgacaagaagaaggttctttgcagaacctatgGCGCTGTGAAGAACCGTTAAAGAACctatatttttaagagtgtagaaAGATTGCTGAGAATGGTCCCTTGAAGGATGCCCTAAAGGTCGCACCTCCCCAAAATGGTTTATTTCCCAAGGTTGAGTGCATAATCTCATCCGGATGCTGTAGGTTTGCACCtaaaaactgctgctgtaatcgtaAAGACTACCCTGTGTTCATCCCGGGATTCAGGAATCTGCTcgtactgaacatcctttcagcaCTCTTGAAAGGATGTTTGTCGTGGATCATTTGTAAATggtttataatcccactatccggtgtcacccaggaCAGATTGCTGAGCTGTATCATCCTGCAGCgcttgcctggtttcccactgatgCTATGCAGGGTTGAggctggccagtacctggatgggaggcCTCtaggggaaaactaaggttgctgctggaagtggtattagtgataCCAGCAggggtcattaaaaatcccacaaCACTTATTGTAAAaaagtaggggtataaccctgatgaaattggcccttctctatcatggccccctaataatccacatctctgaattggctacatcactctcctctccaccattAGCTGGTGTGTAGTGGGAGTTCTGGTGCATTATGGCTGCTGTCgaatcatccaggtggatgctacacactggtggtggttgaggagatccccccatactatgtaaagcactatataaatgtaaggaattattattatttacaggatGGGTGCCATTTTGATTTTGGTTCATCTAAAGAACCAGAGGGAGTTCTTCCTCATCACTGTTTTTCCTCCAAACGTCTGGTTTATTCATttgggatctaaatctacaaaACTATTTTGAACTGGGTTCTTAGTTTGGTGCTTCAAAGGAACCCTTGGAAGTTCTAACCCTTAAAAACCAGATGATTTGCATGCACTACCACTTGTAGAAACCTAGAAGTGTTTACAACCCAAAGAACCCATGCATGAGAAGACCTTGCATGCACCATGACCTTGTTAAGTACTATCTATGCTGTCATATGCCTTTAAAATagccttaataataataatgaatccaGAACCATTGGCTAAACCTCACTGACCCCTGATGGTCTCTGAACCACATTTTGAGAGAACGTCGAGGACTTAGATGGCTCATTTCCAGCTGTGAATTTCGTGTCGATGTCCCTTTAAATAGAGACGAGTAAAGTGGggtgaaaaaaatgatttcctGTTCGAAGCTGTGCCGTGTTGTTCTGTCCGTCATAATGTGTTCCACTCATTTATTTTGTCTTCCATACGGCAAGCCGTCACTTTAAACGACAAACCCAAAACAGTGAGTATTCCCAGTGTGTCCTTTGGGATTACCTTATCTCTGCTcgagcagaaaaacaaaataattaccaTGGCATGTCTGCTGCTACAGCTCAAGCTGGATTTGCACTGTATGACTTTTTGGCCTGATTTGTCGCAGACAGAAATCACACATGGTAAAAAAGGAATTATTTGGTTTTGAGTTGagatgttatggctgattttgACACACTGCTGTAATCAAACAGCCTAAAACTTGTACACATTTTGTCTTGTTTACTGAGTCCTTAGCTTTAAGGAGTATCGAATCATTTGTGTACGTACAGAACAAATGTATTGGACTTTCCGCAATTCCCGGAGCTCCCTGCTCACTCTTTCCCGTTTTCTCGCATCAGGAATGCTCACCATACGCTGCTCATctttttgatgctgaagatcCCAGTACACCCCTGAGATCCATTCCAGGACTCTGTCCAGACTACTGCTCCATTTTCTACTCTAAATGCAGATCCACCATTCCTCTGCTGTCAGACGACCCACGCCTGTCACAGCTAGAGCACGACCGCACCAGACTCTGTCGGTATCTGGAGCTGGACGATTCAGACTACTGCTTCCCTCGCGTCCTGAGCAACGAGGTCTTGAACAAAAACCTGGGACGCGTCACGGCGGATAGAGATGGCTGCCTCCAGCTGTGCTTGGAGGAAGTAGCTAACGGACTTAGGAACCCTT
This window contains:
- the ccdc85ca gene encoding coiled-coil domain-containing protein 85C-A isoform X1 translates to MAKNVTDVPREDLSKISDEELLRLGKDELVRKLRRVESEKISLMVEHGNMMRDVNRRLQVHLHEIRNLKEVNQKLQDDNQELRELCCFLDDDRQKGKKLSREWQRFGRYTAGVVWKEVGFYEQKLKELEVNQEAVVRENMELKEIIVMLEEERNGAGSRSSIDSQSSLTNLNGGTNNVRDVGDGSSTSSTGSAGSPDHHHHGHGHKPVEGKMAAIRRSMDDLSTNHLHRSIPNGLNESSNYIRQLETKVRILEDDNKQVFSQGNVGDLKTLKKGLSLYHSESQLSALSKQQDALQNGTARLPGGDLPSPVAPYITSAQKPEALVHAMKVLEVHENLDRQIPEDYEEDLSEKEKAIVREMCNVVWRKLGDAAGSKPSIRQHLSGNQFKAPM
- the ccdc85ca gene encoding coiled-coil domain-containing protein 85C-A isoform X2, whose product is MAKNVTDVPREDLSKISDEELLRLGKDELVRKLRRVESEKISLMVEHGNMMRDVNRRLQVHLHEIRNLKEVNQKLQDDNQELRELCCFLDDDRQKGKKLSREWQRFGRYTAGVVWKEVGFYEQKLKELEVNQEAVVRENMELKEIIVMLEEERNGAGSRSSIDSQSSLTNLNGGTNNVRDVGDGSSTSSTGSAGSPDHHHHGHGHKPVEGKMAAIRRSMDDLSTNHLHRSIPNGLNESSNYIRQLETKVRILEDDNKQVFSQGNVGDLKTLKKGLSLYHSESQLSALSKQQDALQNVLEVHENLDRQIPEDYEEDLSEKEKAIVREMCNVVWRKLGDAAGSKPSIRQHLSGNQFKAPM